A stretch of the Rosa rugosa chromosome 5, drRosRugo1.1, whole genome shotgun sequence genome encodes the following:
- the LOC133711761 gene encoding S-protein homolog 5-like — protein MSFTANCSCVIITLALATLTLTFSEGYNVHIVNRFCNNDKPLTVHCKSGDDDLGNHTLWRGQDYNWQFNGNFWGTTLFHCNMKRDSQERDIKVFSIPDEEPSECMETKDCFWFVNEDGFYVGNKKFDWR, from the coding sequence ATGTCTTTCACTGCCAACTGTTCTTGTGTGATCATCACCTTGGCCCTAGCAACCTTGACATTAACATTTTCTGAAGGGTACAATGTTCACATCGTCAATCGCTTTTGCAACAACGATAAGCCATTGACTGTTCATTGCAAATCTGGAGACGATGATCTTGGTAACCACACCCTATGGAGAGGTCAGGATTACAACTGGCAATTTAACGGAAACTTTTGGGGTACAACTCTCTTCCACTGCAATATGAAACGGGATTCACAAGAGAGAGACATCAAAGTTTTTAGTATTCCTGATGAGGAACCCTCTGAGTGCATGGAAACCAAGGATTGCTTTTGGTTCGTGAATGAGGATGGTTTCTATGTTGGCAATAAAAAGTTCGATTGGCGTTGA
- the LOC133712607 gene encoding uncharacterized protein LOC133712607 isoform X2 produces MKTKKYKNINRERDPEEEEAAETEGTDDEVIVLRDPLELFGLDIMLNILSNLDARSGVLSLLVCHAWNGVASSDRLWSSKCEELWLGKAHMPRLLQVRGLSRLAAYSLCIVDGKRSRITRDDLCDHVWEFHFNEAASKYWRRLDPYWNGAGSLMRRYFHPDGSQTADHGDQVWGGHECCYCTVTSLLENGKIREHYVRINRWPRMFVSRKKDWSWEMSSHLFCYSSIPDSDKAGGTGPLFPVSSIKLDYKESM; encoded by the exons ATGAAAACGAAGAAGTACAAAAATATAAACAGAGAAAGagacccagaagaagaagaagcagctgaAACAGAAGGTACAGATGATGAAGTTATTGTTTTGAGGGACCCATTGGAGCTGTTTGGTTTGGACATAATGTTGAATATACTGAGCAACCTTGACGCACGCAGTGGAGTACTCTCCCTCCTTGTCTGCCATGCTTGGAACGGCGTTGCTTCCAGTGATCGCCTTTGGAGTTCCAAG TGTGAGGAGTTGTGGCTTGGGAAAGCACACATGCCCCGGTTGTTGCAAGTTCGGGGATTGTCAAGGTTGGCCGCTTATTCATTATGTATCGTGGATGGCAAACGT TCACGCATAACGAGGGATGATTTGTGCGACCATGTTTGGGAGTTTCATTTCAACGAG GCCGCTTCTAAATACTGGCGAAGGCTCGATCCTTATTGGAATGGCGCTGGCTCCCTTATGCGCCGCTACTTTCATCCTGATGGGAGCCAAACTGCAGATCATGGTGATCAAGTATGGGGCGGCCATGAGTGCTGTTATTGCACCGTTACAAGTCTTCttgaaaatggaaaaataaGGGAACACTATGTAAGGATAAACAGATGGCCGCGAATGTTTGTGTCCAGAAAGAAGGATTGGAGCTGGGAAATGTCCAGTCACCTCTTTTGCTACTCGAGCATCCCAGACTCTGATAAAGCAGGCGGGACTGGACCGCTTTTTCCAGTTAG TTCAATAAAGCTTGATTATAAAGAGAGTAT GTGA
- the LOC133713160 gene encoding uncharacterized protein LOC133713160 codes for MEAVVKSWHETSKVEARVYFLLDNEKTDTEKYAPVVNIDKAFESPDTHRNCFPFLRQYAEDSFSRASCLVTPKSIMSYPQVWKGQGSRKWKHGQQDGFFVQFETPFLQKLWFIPSSNEFVCIWCILIKLILHLVVYFEGCTIGESFLLLLIIIFFFWVFYKF; via the exons ATGGAGGCAGTTGTAAAATCATGGCACGAAACTTCAAAAGTGGAGGCTAGAGTTTACTTTCTCCTTGATAACGAAAAAACAGATACTGAAAAATATGCTCCAGTTGTGAATATTGATAAG GCCTTTGAATCACCCGATACGCACAGAAATTGTTTTCCTTTTCTTAGGCAGTATGCTGAGGATTCTTTCTCCAGAGCATCTTGCTTGGTGACCCCCAAGAGTATCATGTCTTACCCACAG GTTTGGAAAGGTCAAGGATCAAGGAAATGGAAACATGGGCAACAGGATGGTTTCTTTGTTCAGTTTGAGACACCTTTCTTGCAAAAGTTGTGGTTTATTCCTAGTTCCAATgaatttgtttgcatatggtGTATTTTGATTAAGTTAATATTGCATTTGGTGGTGTATTTTGAGGGGTGTACAATTGGAGAAAGCTTccttttattattaattattattttttttttttgggttttttacaAGTTTTAA
- the LOC133712607 gene encoding uncharacterized protein LOC133712607 isoform X3, with translation MKTKKYKNINRERDPEEEEAAETEGTDDEVIVLRDPLELFGLDIMLNILSNLDARSGVLSLLVCHAWNGVASSDRLWSSKCEELWLGKAHMPRLLQVRGLSRLAAYSLCIVDGKRSRITRDDLCDHVWEFHFNE, from the exons ATGAAAACGAAGAAGTACAAAAATATAAACAGAGAAAGagacccagaagaagaagaagcagctgaAACAGAAGGTACAGATGATGAAGTTATTGTTTTGAGGGACCCATTGGAGCTGTTTGGTTTGGACATAATGTTGAATATACTGAGCAACCTTGACGCACGCAGTGGAGTACTCTCCCTCCTTGTCTGCCATGCTTGGAACGGCGTTGCTTCCAGTGATCGCCTTTGGAGTTCCAAG TGTGAGGAGTTGTGGCTTGGGAAAGCACACATGCCCCGGTTGTTGCAAGTTCGGGGATTGTCAAGGTTGGCCGCTTATTCATTATGTATCGTGGATGGCAAACGT TCACGCATAACGAGGGATGATTTGTGCGACCATGTTTGGGAGTTTCATTTCAACGAG TGA
- the LOC133712698 gene encoding uncharacterized protein LOC133712698: MVKLGRICRDASVLLIFARSYGLTGLVRISLKAGRVVDLHIPRDKESDRPKGYAFAEYETEEIAEYAVRLFSGLVTLYNQTLKFAISGQDEPSPNAASTVMPTTNFSNKLRSPPVPINNVENLQNSMSLSAPCKIPAYAETYPSVPIPPGVNNQSNGLHLNGNNFEYSRRVIRATLDTISLPRSRRYDMSNPISYPSY; encoded by the exons ATGGTGAAGCTCGGCAGAATATGTAGGGATGCAAGTGTGCTATTGATCTTTGCTCGCTCTTATGGCCTCACTGGGCTTGTCCGTATCAGTTTGAAG GCAGGGAGGGTAGTTGACCTGCACATTCCACGAGACAAGGAAAGTGATAGGCCTAAAGGTTATGCTTTTGCAGAATATGAAACTGAAGAGATTGCTGAGTATGCTGTTAGGCTTTTCTCCGGTCTTGTGACTCTCTACAATCAAACACTCAAGTTTGCG ATTTCTGGGCAAGACGAGCCTTCACCTAATGCTGCTTCTACAGTAATGCCCACAACCAATTTTTCTAACAAATTGAGGTCCCCCCCTGTACCTATTAACAATGTAGAAAACTTGCAGAATTCAATGAGCTTATCAGCACCCTGCAAAATTCCAGCTTATGCAGAAACTTATCCCTCAG TGCCCATTCCCCCTGGTGTAAATAACCAATCTAATGGATTACATTTGAATGGCAACAATTTCGAGTATAGTCGAAGAGTTATTAGGGCAACATTGGATACCATTAGTCTCCCTAGGTCACGCCGCTATGATATGAGTAATCCAATTTCCTATCCGTCCTACTAA
- the LOC133712607 gene encoding uncharacterized protein LOC133712607 isoform X1 gives MKTKKYKNINRERDPEEEEAAETEGTDDEVIVLRDPLELFGLDIMLNILSNLDARSGVLSLLVCHAWNGVASSDRLWSSKCEELWLGKAHMPRLLQVRGLSRLAAYSLCIVDGKRSRITRDDLCDHVWEFHFNEAASKYWRRLDPYWNGAGSLMRRYFHPDGSQTADHGDQVWGGHECCYCTVTSLLENGKIREHYVRINRWPRMFVSRKKDWSWEMSSHLFCYSSIPDSDKAGGTGPLFPVSSSIKLDYKESM, from the exons ATGAAAACGAAGAAGTACAAAAATATAAACAGAGAAAGagacccagaagaagaagaagcagctgaAACAGAAGGTACAGATGATGAAGTTATTGTTTTGAGGGACCCATTGGAGCTGTTTGGTTTGGACATAATGTTGAATATACTGAGCAACCTTGACGCACGCAGTGGAGTACTCTCCCTCCTTGTCTGCCATGCTTGGAACGGCGTTGCTTCCAGTGATCGCCTTTGGAGTTCCAAG TGTGAGGAGTTGTGGCTTGGGAAAGCACACATGCCCCGGTTGTTGCAAGTTCGGGGATTGTCAAGGTTGGCCGCTTATTCATTATGTATCGTGGATGGCAAACGT TCACGCATAACGAGGGATGATTTGTGCGACCATGTTTGGGAGTTTCATTTCAACGAG GCCGCTTCTAAATACTGGCGAAGGCTCGATCCTTATTGGAATGGCGCTGGCTCCCTTATGCGCCGCTACTTTCATCCTGATGGGAGCCAAACTGCAGATCATGGTGATCAAGTATGGGGCGGCCATGAGTGCTGTTATTGCACCGTTACAAGTCTTCttgaaaatggaaaaataaGGGAACACTATGTAAGGATAAACAGATGGCCGCGAATGTTTGTGTCCAGAAAGAAGGATTGGAGCTGGGAAATGTCCAGTCACCTCTTTTGCTACTCGAGCATCCCAGACTCTGATAAAGCAGGCGGGACTGGACCGCTTTTTCCAGTTAG TAGTTCAATAAAGCTTGATTATAAAGAGAGTAT GTGA